In Atribacterota bacterium, the genomic window GCAAGAGCAAGAAATAAAAGAGCAGAATGCGGTTTTAAATAAAATACCTTTAGCAGAGCATCTCTTACTGCATTTTAGAATAATGGCTAGAGATGAACTTGAATTTAAAATTGGTGAGTATCTAATTGGTAATATTAATTATAATGGTTACTTAGTGATTAGTTGTAAGGAAGCAGCGCAAGATTTAAATATACCAGACAAAAGGGTAAGGCAGGTTCTGGCTATAATTCAAAATTGTTCTATACCGGGATTGGGAGCTAGAAATTTGAAGGAATGTTTGCTACTTCAATTAAAGCATCTAAGATTACCCGAAAAAGAGCTTCTCAAGAAATTAATATTGTTTTATCTGGAAGATTTATCAAGGAAAGAATTTAAGGATATCTGTCGCAAAATGGACCTGTCATATTCTGAAATACAACATTTGTTAGATGTTTTAAGGAAGAATTTTGATCCAAAACCAGGTAGGGTTTTTTCTCGAGACAATGAAATATATTTTTTAATACCTGATATTATTATAAGAAAAATTAATAACCAATATGAAATTTTTGAGAATAAAAATATTTTTACAGATATAAGAATTAATTCTATTTATGAGAAGATGTTGTTAGAATATAAACAAGCTGAAAAAATTAAAAGAAAAGAACCATTTTCTCAGGAAAAATTGAGTGAATCTCAAAAAACTCTGGAATACTTAAGAAAGAAAATAAGCTCTGCGCGTTGGATTTTAAGATGTTTAGAACAAAAAAGAAATACTATTGATAATATAACCAGATTTATAATAAACTATCAGCAAGATTTTCTGGAAAAAGGAGTAACTCATCTGAAACCATTATCTTTAGAAAAGACTGCCGCAGCTCTGGGTTTAAATAAATCTACCGTTTCCAGAGCTATTAAGTCTAAAAAGATTCAGCTACCCAGGGGTATTTATGATATGAAATATTTCTTTTCTAAAGGTTTAGTTCAGGATAATGCAGAGAAAATCTCTAACGAAAAAATTAAAAATTTAATTAGAAGATATGTTGAAGAAGAAGATATTTTTCAGCCCTATTCTGATCAAAAACTAACTGAAGTATTACAAGAAAGAGAAAGGATAAAGGTGGCGCGAAGAACGGTAGCCAAGTATCGCAAATTAATGGATATACCTTCGGCAAAAATACGTAGAAGATATAGATAAAAATAGAAAAAAACAAAATATTTCACAAAAAAAGGAGGAAATATGGGTATTAAAGTAGGGATTAATGGATTTGGCAGAATTGGTAGAAATGTATTGCGAGCTGCACTTAAGGATCATGATATTGATTTTGTGGCAGTAAATGATATTACTGATGCCAAAACTCTGGCACATCTATTAAAATATGATTCGGTACATAGAATTTTAAAAGAAGATGTTGAAGTTAGTAATGATGTAATTACAGTTGCTGGAAGAGAAATAAAGGTGTTAAAGATAAAAGATCCATCAGATTTACCCTGGAAGGAATTGGGAGTAGAAGTTGTCATTGAGTCCACAGGATTATTCCGGGATAGGGATAGTGCCAGCAAGCATTTATCAGCAGGTGCCAGAAAAGTCATAATTACTGCTCCAGCCAAAGGAGAGGATATTACCATTGTTATGGGAGTAAATGAAAAAGATTATCTGTATGCAGAACATCATATTATATCCAATGCTTCCTGTACCACTAATTGCCTGGCGCCAGTAGTAAAGGTTCTACATGACACCTTCGGCATTGAAAAAGGGATTATGTCTACCATTCATTCTTATACTTCTGATCAAATGTTATTAGATGCTCCTCATAAAAGTGATTTGCGACGTGCCAGAGCAGCAGCGCTTTCTATGGTTCCAACTACTACAGGAGCAGCAAAAGCGGTTACATTGGTTATCCCTGAATTGAAGGGGAGATTAAACGGAATGGCTTTTAGAGTTCCTACTCCCAATGTATCGGTGGTAGATTTATCAGTATGGCTGAAAAAGGATGTAACTGTAGAACAGATTAACCAGGCACTGAAAGAAGCTGCTCAGGGTCATCTTAAAGGTATTCTGGATTATAATGAACTGCCCCTGGTTTCCAGTGACTACAATGGTAATTCTTATTCCTCTATTGTCGATGGCTTATCTACTATGGTTGTAGATGGAAATTTAGCCAAAGTAGTTTCCTGGTATGATAATGAATGGGGTTACTCCTGCAGAGTCATTGATTTGGCGAAATATATCATAAAATAATATTAAGTCATTAAGATTATATAGATAACCTAATATAACATAAAAATCACATGAAAAATAGAATGTGAATTCATAGCCTCACCTTAGAGGTGGGGCTATGAATAATTTGAGCAGGAGGATTTTAAATGCGCAAACCCTTGATTATTGGCAATTGGAAAATGAATAAGACAGTTACTGAAAGTATTGCCTTAATAAAAGAATTGATAGGTTTTGTAAAGGATTATCAGGAAGCAGAGGTGGTTATATGTCCACCATTTACTTCCTTATGGACTGCCAGAGAATTGATTCAGGATACCAATATTATTTTGGGAGCTCAGAATGTCTATTTTCAGAATGAAGGAGCCTATACCGGGGAGATATCTGCCAGAATGTTACAAAATATTGGCTGTAGCTATGTTATACTTGGTCATTCAGAAAGAAGGGAGTATTTTCAGGAAAGTTCACTGGAAGTTGCTAGAAAGGTTGAGCAAGTTCTTAATTTTGGAATTAAACCGATTATCTGTGTTGGAGAAAAATTGGCAGAGAGGGAAACAGGAAAAGCACAGGATGTAGTTAGAGAAGAAATAGAAGCCATCTTTGCTATATTGAAGTCAGAAGAGGCTATAAATATTGTATTTGCTTATGAACCTATTTGGGCTATTGGCACTGGTAAATCGGCAACTCCGCAGGATGCCAGTGAAATGATTCAATATATTCGTACATTATTGGATAATAAATATAGTAAAATAATTGCTCAACAAATCAGGATTTTATATGGAGGGAGTGTTAATCCGGAGAATATAAAACCACTGATGGCTGAATTCGAAATTGATGGTGCACTGGTTGGTGGAGCAAGCTTGCAGGCTCAAACATTTTCTAGGTTAGTAAAATATCAAGAGTGAAAGTTTAACCCATTCTTTTAAAATTAATTACCTAACCAACTTGATGCAATGGTGTAAATATGTTATTATTCATAAGCATATCAGTGATTTCATTTGTGAATTTATGATTTCAACAGATAAAATTACTTAGTAGTATAAAAAAAGGAGACAATTAACAATGCCTACATGGCTCATGTTGATTCAAATCATTATTAGTATAATACTTATTGGCGTAGTGTTATTCCAAACCAGAAAGGCAAGTTCGGGGGGTGGCATCTTTGGCGGAGGTACCTTTGCTGATCATAGAGGCAGAAAAGGGAAAGAACTACTTTTACTCAAATTAACAACAGCCATAGCAGTTTTGTTTATGATATCTTCTATCATGATTAGTATTTATAAATAAATTAGTTGGAAAAAGGAAATAGATGGTTGCAAATAAGAAAATGTATACCACTGACGAAATAAAGCATTATCAAGTTGAACCTGACCGAAGATTATTTTCTGCTAATCATGAAGAAATTGAAAGAGGATTAACTACTGATATTTATTTTATTAGAGCAATAGAGGTCCTTAATTTCTTGAAACTGGATGCTACAGAGGTTACTGCAGAAATATTTGCCAGGCGAGCAGGAATTTTTGCTGGTGTGCAGGAAGCATATAATTTGCTCAAAGATAAAAAGATCAAACTTTGGTCACTACAAGAAGGGAATTCATTTCAACCCAAAGAAACAGTAATGAGAATCCAGGGTCCCTATAATGAATTTGGAGTTTATGAAACAATAATATTAGGGATATTAGCCAGCAGTTCTGCCTGGGCAACTGCAGCACGGGAATGCTGTGAGGTCGCAAATGGTAAAAAAATTATCTGTTTTGGCTCGCGGCATATTCATCCAGCTGTTGCTCCTGTTATGGAAAGAGCAGCACTTATTGGAGGAGTGGATGGAGCAAGTTGTGTACTGGGAGCAAAATTGATGGGGCAAGAACCCCAAGGTACTATTCCACATACTGTAATAATAATTACCGGGGATACAGTGAAAGCAGCAAAAGCTTATCATGAGTGTTTTTCTCCGGATATACCCAGAGTAATTTTGATAGATACCTTCAAAGATGAGGCTGAAGAATCAATTAGGGTTGCTAATGCTTTGGGCAAGAGCCTTCTGGGTGTCCGTCTTGACACTCCAAGTGAAAGAGGAGGGGTATCCCCTGATTTGGTTAAAGAGGTACGAGCACGATTAGATCAGGCAGGATATGCTCATGTTAAGATTTTTGTTTCAGGAGGAGTAACACCAGAGAGAATTGTTTTATTAAGCAAGGAAGCTGTTGATGCCTTTGGAGTGGGTAGTTACATTAGCGATGCCTCACCCATTGATATGACTCTTGATATTAAGGAAGTTGAAGGGAAGCCTATTGCCAAAAGAGGGCGGATACCTGGTAAAATTGAAAACAAGAATTTAGTTCAATTAATTTAGATATAGTAGTAAGCGTTAGCAGTAATGTTATCAGTTTTTAGTTTTTTGTTTTTGTCTAAAACTTAAATTACCAAAATAGTTTTATATTTATTTTATTATATTTAAGAATAAATTAGTATTATTACAATTAATATTTGTTTTTAGATTAAACAATGAGTAAGTTGTTTAATTAATGCCAAGCCAATTTTTAATTAGAATAAATTCAATAAATATCTATTCAACTATTAACTAAAAACTGTAAACCAAAAAATTCTTTTATTGCCGGGATGGCGGAATAGGTAGACGCGCCAGCTTGAGGGGCTGGTAGGCATATTGCTTGTGGGGGTTCAAATCCCCCTCCCGGCACCATAGATTCTATTTTAAGAGAAATTAAAATTTTATTTATAATGATAGTTAGGAAGGGGACATTGGTGCCCTTTTTATTTTTTGTTTTACTATTTAAAGATTAAGATAGATAAGGTCAAAATTTTTACTGGAAGGAAGTAAGAAGAAAGAGAAAATAATGACTGAAGAGATGCGGTATAAGATAGACAGAAATCAAGAGAAAAAGAGAATAAAAAATTTTGCTAAAGAAATTGCATCATCCAGTAAAAATGTGCTATACTTTTGCCAGTGTTTTGTAAAATAGAAATGAATCTTAAATTTGTAAGAAAGATATATTTTGGTAAGTTCTTTAACAAATCTATTTTGGTAATAAAAAATAGCAAAACAACAATAAATCAAAGATTTTATTGATAAACCTTACCCATTATAGTCAATCAATAAATACAGACCTATAGCGAGGTGATGTAATGATAAGTTTTATTATCACTTTTATTTTGAGTTTTTTCGCTTATCTATTTTTAACTGCCAGTCAAGGAGAAGTTTTAGGATTATGGAGTCAAAATGAAATAATAGCCGCCCTAATTGTTGGTCTCATTGTAACTATTATCTCTGCCAGAGTATTATTTCAGAAAAAACGTTACCACCTTTTAAACCCATTAAAATGGGTTATTTTTTTGTTTTATCTGGTTGGCCCCTTTTTTTATGCTATGGCCAAAGCAAATATTGATGTTGCTTACCGCGTAATTACAGGTAAAATCAACCCGGGAATTGTAAAAATATCACCCAAATTAAAGAGCGATGCTGCCATAACCTTACTGGCAAACTCTATTACCCTTACTCCTGGAACACTAAGTGTGGATATAGATGAAAAGAATAATGATCTTTATATCCATTGGATTAATGTTACTAATTTGAAACCTTCTATTGAAGATATTTGTGGTACTTTTTCCGAATGGGCGAGGAGGATAGCAGAATGACTCAATTATTGAACTATTTTTTAATTACAGGAGTATTATTAACAGTATTTATTCTAATATCTCTGTTTCGTTTGATTTCCGGTCCCACTGTACCTGATCGTGTTGTAGCTATGGATACCATTAATACTTTAATTGTAGCAGGAATGATTCTCTTTGGTGCAGCCTTTGAAGAAATTATTTATATCGATGTGGCAATAGTATATGCCTTATTATCATATATTGCTACTCTGTATATTGCTAAATATCTTGAGAGGAGGGCAAAAGATAAGTGACCATTTTATCGATTATTTTATTTTTATTTTTATTAATAGGAATATTTTTCAATGGATTGGGATCCATTGGTTTAATGAGATTTCCTGATGTTTACACCAGATTGCATGCTGCTACAAAATGCACTACGTTTGGTTCTATATTCACATCATTGTCTGTTATCATTTTTGGTTTTTATTTTTGGAAAGCCAACGGTGATTCTAAATTCGGAGTTCTGGCATTGCATACCATCATAGCTTTGGTTTGTTTGATTATAACCAATCCTACTGGAGCTCATGCTATTGCTCGGGCAGCTTACCGCAGTGGAGTGATGCCTAAACAGGCAGTGATTGATCAATTAAAGGAGGCAAAGCTGAAATGAGCCCATTAGTAAGTATTGCTCATATTGCTGTACTGGTTGTTATGATTATTGCATCAATTTTAGCTGTAGTACTAAGGGATTTATTACCTTCAGTTATTGCCCTGGCTGCAGCCAGTTTACTTTTGTCCTTAGAATTTTATCTTCTGCATGCTCCTGATGTAGCAATAGCAGAAGCAGGAATTGGGGCAGCTTTGACTATGGCAATTTATATTTTTGCCATCAGGGCAACGAAGAAGTAAGAGGTGAGATTATGAAAAAATCAATATTTGGTATTGCTTTTATATTATTTGTAGCTTTTATGATTCTAGCTGCCTTTGGTATGAGACCTTTTGGGGAGCCAGCTTTTAGTGAAATGGATGACTATTATATAGAAAATGCTCAGGCTGAAACAGGAGCTAATAATGTAGTAACTACCATAGTTTTTGATTACCGTGGTTTTGATACCCTGGGAGAAGCAACTGTTTTATTTACTGCAGTGGTAGGTATTGTGGCATTATTTAGGGAGGTGGCAAAATGAGAGAAGAAATGTCTCGTATTGTTAGAACCATAACTAATTTGATTTATGGTTTTATCGCTGTTTATGGATTTTATGTCATAATACATGGTCATCTCACTCCTGGAGGAGGTTTTCAGGGAGGAGCGATTGTAGCTTCAGCCTTTGCTTTATTGTTAGTAACTTATGGCAATAAAAATACTCAAAGCTTTTTAGCAAAAGATATTCTTTCTTTGCTGGAAAGCACCGGATTGGTTCTTTTTATTACATTTGCATTTTTTGGATTAGGTGCAACTTTTTTTTATAATTTTCTTTCCAACAGTGGCGGATTATTCGGTT contains:
- the rpoN gene encoding RNA polymerase factor sigma-54; the encoded protein is MEQNLFIEQKQTLQLSPQMYQSIRILQMNIIELNRWLEKESQENPVLEVDFNQVSYPEQDVATKIHNNDNNWPDDRALLDYFSSWKGSRNNNNMPTIVQEQEIKEQNAVLNKIPLAEHLLLHFRIMARDELEFKIGEYLIGNINYNGYLVISCKEAAQDLNIPDKRVRQVLAIIQNCSIPGLGARNLKECLLLQLKHLRLPEKELLKKLILFYLEDLSRKEFKDICRKMDLSYSEIQHLLDVLRKNFDPKPGRVFSRDNEIYFLIPDIIIRKINNQYEIFENKNIFTDIRINSIYEKMLLEYKQAEKIKRKEPFSQEKLSESQKTLEYLRKKISSARWILRCLEQKRNTIDNITRFIINYQQDFLEKGVTHLKPLSLEKTAAALGLNKSTVSRAIKSKKIQLPRGIYDMKYFFSKGLVQDNAEKISNEKIKNLIRRYVEEEDIFQPYSDQKLTEVLQERERIKVARRTVAKYRKLMDIPSAKIRRRYR
- the gap gene encoding type I glyceraldehyde-3-phosphate dehydrogenase, with the translated sequence MGIKVGINGFGRIGRNVLRAALKDHDIDFVAVNDITDAKTLAHLLKYDSVHRILKEDVEVSNDVITVAGREIKVLKIKDPSDLPWKELGVEVVIESTGLFRDRDSASKHLSAGARKVIITAPAKGEDITIVMGVNEKDYLYAEHHIISNASCTTNCLAPVVKVLHDTFGIEKGIMSTIHSYTSDQMLLDAPHKSDLRRARAAALSMVPTTTGAAKAVTLVIPELKGRLNGMAFRVPTPNVSVVDLSVWLKKDVTVEQINQALKEAAQGHLKGILDYNELPLVSSDYNGNSYSSIVDGLSTMVVDGNLAKVVSWYDNEWGYSCRVIDLAKYIIK
- the tpiA gene encoding triose-phosphate isomerase is translated as MRKPLIIGNWKMNKTVTESIALIKELIGFVKDYQEAEVVICPPFTSLWTARELIQDTNIILGAQNVYFQNEGAYTGEISARMLQNIGCSYVILGHSERREYFQESSLEVARKVEQVLNFGIKPIICVGEKLAERETGKAQDVVREEIEAIFAILKSEEAINIVFAYEPIWAIGTGKSATPQDASEMIQYIRTLLDNKYSKIIAQQIRILYGGSVNPENIKPLMAEFEIDGALVGGASLQAQTFSRLVKYQE
- the secG gene encoding preprotein translocase subunit SecG; this translates as MPTWLMLIQIIISIILIGVVLFQTRKASSGGGIFGGGTFADHRGRKGKELLLLKLTTAIAVLFMISSIMISIYK
- a CDS encoding nicotinate phosphoribosyltransferase → MVANKKMYTTDEIKHYQVEPDRRLFSANHEEIERGLTTDIYFIRAIEVLNFLKLDATEVTAEIFARRAGIFAGVQEAYNLLKDKKIKLWSLQEGNSFQPKETVMRIQGPYNEFGVYETIILGILASSSAWATAARECCEVANGKKIICFGSRHIHPAVAPVMERAALIGGVDGASCVLGAKLMGQEPQGTIPHTVIIITGDTVKAAKAYHECFSPDIPRVILIDTFKDEAEESIRVANALGKSLLGVRLDTPSERGGVSPDLVKEVRARLDQAGYAHVKIFVSGGVTPERIVLLSKEAVDAFGVGSYISDASPIDMTLDIKEVEGKPIAKRGRIPGKIENKNLVQLI
- a CDS encoding Na+/H+ antiporter subunit E, producing the protein MISFIITFILSFFAYLFLTASQGEVLGLWSQNEIIAALIVGLIVTIISARVLFQKKRYHLLNPLKWVIFLFYLVGPFFYAMAKANIDVAYRVITGKINPGIVKISPKLKSDAAITLLANSITLTPGTLSVDIDEKNNDLYIHWINVTNLKPSIEDICGTFSEWARRIAE
- a CDS encoding cation:proton antiporter, whose protein sequence is MTQLLNYFLITGVLLTVFILISLFRLISGPTVPDRVVAMDTINTLIVAGMILFGAAFEEIIYIDVAIVYALLSYIATLYIAKYLERRAKDK
- the mnhG gene encoding monovalent cation/H(+) antiporter subunit G; this translates as MTILSIILFLFLLIGIFFNGLGSIGLMRFPDVYTRLHAATKCTTFGSIFTSLSVIIFGFYFWKANGDSKFGVLALHTIIALVCLIITNPTGAHAIARAAYRSGVMPKQAVIDQLKEAKLK
- a CDS encoding DUF4040 domain-containing protein; translated protein: MSPLVSIAHIAVLVVMIIASILAVVLRDLLPSVIALAAASLLLSLEFYLLHAPDVAIAEAGIGAALTMAIYIFAIRATKK
- a CDS encoding MnhB domain-containing protein, with the protein product MREEMSRIVRTITNLIYGFIAVYGFYVIIHGHLTPGGGFQGGAIVASAFALLLVTYGNKNTQSFLAKDILSLLESTGLVLFITFAFFGLGATFFYNFLSNSGGLFGSPATIGVNPGDLNTGGTITLMNMAVGLEVLAALGVIVLTMSVAAETIQKKEKP